ACTCCGGGGGACAGAGCTTCCCCTCCTTTGCGGGGGGCACTGGAACTGGTGAGTGCGCCCCACACAGGGTCCCGGGTGCCAGGTAACCAGTTCTGGATGGTGCCGAGACCAGTCTGCACTGCCCCCTTGGCCACGTTCCCTGCCCCTGTCACCCCAGCGGACACTGTGTCTTTGGTGCCTGTGACAATATTCTTGGTGGTGTCCAGGCCGGTCTGGACGGTGCCCTTGGCCATGCCCAGTGCGCCTGTGAGCCCAGTAGATAGGGTGTCCTTGGTGCCTGTCAGGACGGTCTTTGAAGTGTCCAGACCGGTCTGGACGGTGCCCTTGGCCATGTTCACTGCCCCTGTCACCCCAGCGGACACTGTGTCTTTAGTGCCTGTGACAATATTCTTGGTGGTGTCCAGGCCGGTCTGGACGGTGCCCTTGGCCATGCCCAGTGCGCCTGTGAGCCCAGTAGATAGGGTGTCCTTGGTGCCTGTCAGGATGGTCTTTGAAGTGTCCAGGCCGGTCTGGATGGTGCCCTTGGCCATGCCCAGTGCACCTGTGAGCCCAGTAGATAGGGTGTCCTTGGTGCCCGTCAGGACGGTCTTTGAAGTGTCCAGGCCGGTCTGGACGGTGCCCTTGGCCATGTTCACTGCCCCTGTCACCCCAGNNNNNNNNNNCCGGTCTGGACGGTGCCCTTGGCCATGCCCAGTGCGCCCGTGAGCCCAGTAGATAGGGTGTCCTTGGTGCTCGTCAGGACGGTCTTTGAAGTGTCCAGGCCGGTCTGGACCGTGCCCTTAGCTACACCCACTGCCCCTGTGACGCCACTGGCCACAGTCTCCTTGGCACCTGAGAGGGCAGACCGGGTCATGCCCAGGCCTCCGTGCACCACACCTTTAGCTGCGTCCACTACGTTGGCCATCCCGGAGGAGATGGTGTCCTTGGTCTTACTCATCTTGGAGCTCACCAGGTCCTTTGCCCCAGGGGTCATCTGATAAGAAAGGACACGCGTGGTCAAGAGGAGAGCCCGAGGCGCTCCGCACCCCAGACTTCAGCCAGCCCGATCCCTCGCGTGCATTAGGGCGAAGGACTGTCACCCAGAGAGTCTGCCCGTCACCTCCCGCCTGTACATACTCTGCTCTCACACTGTCATCCAGCCATGGCCTTCCAGGGCCCGGCCTGCGCCCCCAGTGGCAGGTCCCCACACCCCCAGAACCTTTGCCAAAGTCCCCTGGCCTTGGGCTCAGTGCCGGGTGACATAGTTGGTTCGTCTTGCCTACTCTTCAAAGGGCAGTTTCTCTAATCTGGTCAAACTAACAAAGGGTTGTGGCGGCCTGAGTCGCCACCACTCACTTTCAACCACAAGTGTGCTGTTTGTAATCCAGAGCTTCTTAACCGGGGTGATTCTACCCTccaggggaccctgggtggcgtCTGTGGACATCTGTGGTTGCCACGACTCGGGGACAGGGTGCCCCAGGCGTCGAGCGAGCAGGGCACAGGGATGCCGTGCAATCCCCCCCGCAGCGCCCAGGACGTACCACAACCAGGAGGGATCTGGCCACAAACGGCCACAATACTGAGCTGGAGGGAGCCCCGAAATTTTGTTCTTACCTCTGCCCACCTGCTACCCTGCCTCGTTTCAAGTGGGCGCTTGGGCTGTGTGCCTGCAGAGACCTGAGTTCGAATCTCAGCCCTCCGCCCGTCTCTAGCCCCccgctgtgtgacctcaggcaagacACATCCCCTCTGAGCTTTTTGGCTGAAGCCTGGTGACTAACACAACTGCCTCCTTCAAGGATTGTGGAGGAAGGGAGTCAAGGTGCCTGAAGCACTTTGCAGGAGAAGCCGGGGAGGGAACAGGGTGTGGCCTTGGCTGTCCCAGTCTGTTGTAATCTGGGCCAGAAGGGCCACTGGCGTTCCTCGTTCCTTGagctgagggcagaggggagtAGAGTAAGactgcaggggggcggggggtaggggaggtggggtggcgtttgggtggctcagtccgtgaagggtccgacttcggctcaggtcacgatttaacagttcgtgatttcgagccccgaatcgggatcggcactgacggtgcggagcctgcttgggattctctctctctctgcccttcccccactctcactcgctctctctctcaacataaataaataaactttaaagaaaaagaaagactccaGGATGGGCCCTTAAGCGTGCCCAGTGAAGCAGTCCTAACAGGGCTGTGGCGCCCTGCTGTGGCCCTTAGCGGTCGCGGTCGCGCATCAGTCACTCCGTCTGGCCCAGCCTTGGGGACGTGATAGCGAGGGGAGAGCCCCGTTCATCTGAGATGGATGGAAGGTGCAGGAAGGTTCCCTAGCCAcgcctggctgtgtgaccttcagcaagcgGCTTggcttctctgtgctttttggcTGTGGTGTGGGGTACTCTCGCTCCCTTCCTCGCGGGGCAGGTTCACCAGTAAGCGGCACACAGAAAGCACGCAGCCCCGAGCCTGGCGTGCACCGAGGGGCCCGTGTTTCTGGCCCGTTATTGCTAGACAGAGCGGGAGACCGTGCGCAGCCTTGCCGCGCCGGGCAGGTGGGCGGTGGTCGGCATTGCACCCATTTCGCAGATGTGGAAACGGAAGCTCAGAGGGGAGTCTACGCCTGGAATCCCACAGCAGGACGCACTGGGGTGTCTGCCCTCCCCTTGGCCTACGACAGCCCCTCAGAAGGCAGGAACCGAAACCTCCCCCGAGAAGCGCCAGAAGGAGGCGGTGGCCATCAGGCCTCAGGTCGACCAGCCCCTCTCACCTTATCTGAAGGCGGCGGCTGCTTCTCCCCGCCGGCCGTCTGCTCCAGGTTGGTGGCTGCTGTGGGCACAGGAGCTGGTCAGGCAACCAGGAAGGGCGGGGGACGTGGGCTGGCATCAGCCAACGGGCCTGGGGCCCGTTGCGTAATTGGTGGGCACAGCCTGAAAGGTCAGGAATGTCCCAGCCGCCCTGCCAGGGACAGCAGGAGGTGACATCGACAGCCAGTGACTGAGCCCTGCCGGAGGCTCCCCTGGAGCCCTGGGGCTTTGGGCTGCTGGTACGGGAGTTCTCTGGAGTTTTCTATGCCCGGGTCCCGGGCCCTGGACACTCACCCCGGAGGGGACCCGAGGAAGGGTATTAAGGGCCCCGCCCCAGCCGCAGCTGCCTGTCTGGCCTGGGTATGTGGGGCAGGAGTCACTGGCCTGGGGCGCTGGGCCCAGAGTGAGCGAGCGTCCAGGCCCACGCTCCCCGGCATCAGCCCCGCTGAGCAAATGGAGGATAGGGAgtcccccgctccctccccccccagcccctgccgccAAGGCTATGTGACCCCAGGGAAGCCAGCCCCCTTTGCTGGGAACCAGGATGGAAACCTTCAGTGAGCTCAGACATGGGGAGCACCCAGTCCCCGGTGCATCAGAAATGGGGTGGGATGCAGGGGAGGGGTTgagaaagcagagagacaggCTGTGTCCACACCCTCGCCGTTGCTGGTTATGCTACTTtgggcccctctcctgccctacgtaggcctcagttttccccatctgGTGCCACCTGAGCACGCCAGCCTGGAGTGTCTGTTGAGGTGATGCTGGCACgtgtgaacccccccccccccccccccaaatgatcAAAAGTCCCTGCTCGGGGATGTTTATTCCCGGGACCCACCTCTAGAGCCGCCGCCCCCACGGAGCTGTCCACTCACCCTGAGCCTGGGGCTGCGCGGACGCACCCGCAGGGTCGGCGACCGGCCGGACCTCTCTCGCAGAACTGTGGGCGCTGGCCACCAGGTTCCGGGCAGAACTGAAGCCAGGCAGGGACCCCAAGAAACTTCCCAGGGTCTACACGGGGCAGGGGGGGGAAGCGTTAGCAGGGccagggtgctgggtggggggaatgCTTTGGACAGCACTGGGTTCCTGCATCCCCTCGGGCCCTTCATCCTGGGTACACCCCAGGAGGGTGTCTtagcctctctgagtctcagtttctttgccTGGGCCACAGGCAGAGTCAGCCTGCCTCCCGTAGACAGAGGAAAAGTTCATCCTCCGGGTCTCCAAAGGCCTTTTccctccacgcccccccccccatttcacagatggggaaactgaggcccagagaggggccacGGCTGGTTCCAGATCACATGGTAGGGAAGGAGCTGAGGGTTGCTTGTgtccccccgctccccccacccttcAGCTTGGGACCGGAGGGGACAGTTGGTACCATGGCTCGCAGagccttcccaccccacccttcccAGGCCCTCCGGACCCCGGTACCGTGAAGGTCACCTTCCCAAGGTTCCGGGGGGGTCCCCACGTCCCGGCAGGGATCTCCCCCACCGCACCTCCCCTCACCTTGCCCTTGGGTTTGGGAGGATCCCGGCCTCCTTCATCTGGGGCAGACATGGTAATATTCTGAGCAGCTGGAAAGGGGCGGAGAGGGTGTGTGAATCGGGGGGCTCCCGGGCCTCCTGCCGCACCCCTCCCGCGCCGGCCACACCCCTCCGGCCCAGCCTCACCCTGGCGTTGCTCACCTGGGGTGCGTGAGGGTCCCTCAGAGCCACAGGCGGTGCAGCTGGGGGCTGGCTCTGCTCTCGGCTACCAGGCCTTATAGGGTCTGGGGCAGGCCCGGGCCCGGCCGGCAGAGGCAGGCGGCCAGCGGGCCGGGGGAGGGCCCTGGGCGGTCACGTGCAGCCTGCCCAGCCCAGCGTGGGCCCTGGGCCCAGGACCTTTCCCCTGCTATCCGCACCGGGCGGCCTCTGCCCACGgcacgcccccccacccccagcaaggCCGAGGGATTTGCGGAccatcccctgcccccaaggCCCTGCCCACAGGCTGTCTCGGCCTCCGGTTTCCACCCACGAAGTACACTTCAGAGCTCTGCTTTGCCGCGACCCCTTGGCCAGTTACCATCCACCGGCCTCAGGTTCCTCTTCCAGACGCCCTCCCCGTGGCCCGCAGAGTCctgctctctgcctgccctcccctcctccagctctctccccctcgctcGCTCTCCCCCAGCCACGCGGGACTCCTCACGGTTCCTCCAGCACGCCAGGCATGGTGCTGCCCcgggacctttgcacatgctgttctcgCTACCCGCAGAGCCCTTCCCCACAACGCACAGCTCCCCTCCCTCAGGCCTGTTTCACTCCGAGCTACGTCTCCTGCGGCAGAAATGGACCTGGCACACGGTCAGCCTGTAAGGGATGTCTGGCTGGACGGGCCAGCTCATAGGATAGTTCCGAGTGTGAAATGTGGTCAAGCATGGGACCTGTTTACCCCAGTGCCGGGTACCGAGCAGGTACTCAACAAACGTGAGCTTCGCATCGTCCGGGCGGGGAGAGAGGAGCCCGGTCTCgcctgagcagggaggggatgCGTCACTCTCCGGGAGGGACTTCCCTTGATAAATTAGGGCCAAAACGCGGATGGATACAGGGTGTCAAAAGAGCAGGGGGATCCTGGCAGTGAGATGCCGGCCCGGTGGGCTTGGGACAACCCAgggtggcttcctggaggaggcatcCTGGGCCGGAGACCACAGAGCCAGGAAGTGGCAGGGacgggattcaaacccagacccAGAGCCTGTGGACGGGGTGGGCTGACGGTGGGTAGGGGCACAGGCCGGCAGAGAAATGACCTCTCAACCCGAGCTAAGTCTCCCCCCTGCCCGCTCCTGGGACAGGGGCCCCAGCTGCACGCTGGTGGAGACCCAGTTGGCCGTTCCGGGCGctgagctgggaggagggagggttcAGACACAGCCCGATGACCCCCAGGTCATCTCCTTGGAGCAATCGCGTGTTTACCAAACAGTTGGGGAACAAAATGCGGATGTCCCCCAAACTCTGTCCTCCCAGCCAACGCTTCCCAAAGGTGGCAGGGGAGGCGGGAACCCCTGGGtgggcccctccccttcccacaggGCCGCCGCCGCAGCACAATGATGGCGGAGAAACCCAGCAAAGACCATCAGAGTGCCCGTAAACACCGGAGTCAGGTCCCGccctcctctgcccacagccctccaagcctctgccctccctgggggAAAACCTGAGTCCTCCTCCCGCCCCTGGCCCCCATCacctccctgtcctcccctcttccctttctccccttgaCTCACTCTGCTGCAAACACACGGGCCTCCTCACTGTTCCTCCAACACACTCGGCCCGctgctgccccaggacctttgcaccggTGGTGCCCCCTGCCTGGAACGCTCCTTGGTCTTTGCTTCTATCTCACCTCCTCAGACAAGTCTTCTTGGCCCCTTCGTCCCCTGTTA
The Panthera uncia isolate 11264 chromosome A2, Puncia_PCG_1.0, whole genome shotgun sequence genome window above contains:
- the PLIN4 gene encoding LOW QUALITY PROTEIN: perilipin-4 (The sequence of the model RefSeq protein was modified relative to this genomic sequence to represent the inferred CDS: inserted 1 base in 1 codon); translation: MSAPDEGGRDPPKPKGKTLGSFLGSLPGFSSARNLVASAHSSAREVRPVADPAGASAQPQAQAATNLEQTAGGEKQPPPSDKMTPGAKDLVSSKMSKTKDTISSGMANVVDAAKGVVHGGLGMTRSALSGAKETVASGVTGAVGVAKGTVQTGLDTSKTVLTSTKDTLSTGLTGALGMAKGTVQTGXXXXGVTGAVNMAKGTVQTGLDTSKTVLTGTKDTLSTGLTGALGMAKGTIQTGLDTSKTILTGTKDTLSTGLTGALGMAKGTVQTGLDTTKNIVTGTKDTVSAGVTGAVNMAKGTVQTGLDTSKTVLTGTKDTLSTGLTGALGMAKGTVQTGLDTTKNIVTGTKDTVSAGVTGAGNVAKGAVQTGLGTIQNWLPGTRDPVWGALTSSSAPRKGGEALSPGVSSAPDTLGAGLDPVREATAEATRPQGATLGREDAGHVATARGHEGPTSFATLRDELKELGDVFRPLDAEEQAQLAASEPEPRVLTADQRSYFVRLGDLAPGFRQRAFEHALSHLQHGQFQARAALAQLEDAFKLIQKAERAPEGRSPPDQGPSSSVEEGAPHEVPDAGALSRACSLVQRLHVAYSSLAAGLQGLPEELQQRVGRARHSLCELYGLVSSASSVQQLPAERLARSHEGVGRAWQELEQVLDSVQHGPPLCWLVGPFALPPGGQRL